From Toxotes jaculatrix isolate fToxJac2 chromosome 7, fToxJac2.pri, whole genome shotgun sequence:
TCATTTTAACAGTCTACCCAGTCATACAGcaaaacatcattaaaacagGTTGAGACAGAGTATAAGCTAATAGTTTGGTCTAGTAACTAATAAATTGGGATTGGCTGTAAAGaatgttcagtgtttctgtgacttCTTGTACAAACAGTTGGAAACTGTTCATCTTGACAGCAGATTTTTGTTCCTTTGCTCTGGTCCCCTTTCCAGGTGAGATACAGTTAATCCCGAACAGGTCTACTGTGCTGCTCTCGCCTCACTGGGGTCTGCCCCTTGCACTTTGCTCCCCCCTGCTGTACACGCAAGAGATGTCAAGTACTGGAGGATGTCAAGCAACTTCCAGGTGCTGTAAAAAAGACATATAACCCGGGCCAAACGATCGCCTCTCCACCATGGAGACATAAACATAAAGGAGACAAACTCAAGCAGACTactcacacagaggaagaaaaaacgAGGAGACAATTCATACaaagagagatacagagatagAGAAAGGCGGGGCTGAGTGTCCTGGAGGAAAAATATCCAGAttcaaaacatacaaacatttgtCCTGGCTTGTTCTGCAGGAAGTTGTGCTACAGGTCAGGGGTCACCAGAATTATTTTCTCGTATTGGCTGATCAGTGCTGTATTGCACACGGTAACCACTAGATGGAAGTACAAGCAGGCTCAACATATAAGCAGGACCCACTGAGATCAGTGCAGTAAAGCTTTCAGATGTTACAAGCAGACTGAGTGTTGTGTATTTCATACTTAactcacacaaactcaaattaaaattacaaaacattaaCTGGCCAGAATAGGAAATAGAGATTAATGGACAAGGGATGTTGATGGCCATGTATGtaataaaacatcagtgttgTAGGTTGCTCCACTAATCATGTCCTTGATTAATTCAACATTTATGACATTTGAATTCAAACACTTTCACGTGAGCTGACTTTGGATTTAGATCATTTATAAGACTTTTCAGGGACCTGTGTGTATTCTGATGAAGACAATCTACATCATATTTGtactgcttttctttgcttaCAACAGTAGAAGGAAGGTTGAATCAAAAGGTTTTTTAGTCTTTGAGCAGTTGACTCCCCCACATGAACATAACATGCTTTTTCCACATGCTCCCCATCTCTTCTGTGGAAGTGAAGTTGCAGGCTTTAGTGAGTTTCAGGTGGGGGAGTCAACAAGAGACTGTCAGGCTGCTCCATTTCTAAAACACAGTCCTTTCCAGATTGTCTTAAAATACTAGATCACATCAGGGagttgtctgtctctgtgttgcaTGTACTGGGTTATTTCAATGTTATCTTCAGTGAGTCATTTCAGTACAGGATTTTTGgatcagaaaacactgcaaaGTAGGATTTATTTAGCAAAGTGTAGTGTAGAAGTGTAGGAGGAAAATTTAAGGAAGTTTGCATTATGTGGGACAAATAATGCATTAGATAAATCTGTAGATAAGATTTATGCTGCATTGCTTTTTTGGCAAGATTCTCTGATCCCTCTCCTCAGGGCCATAACTCTCCCAGTTCACCAGATATTGCAGATATAGCCCTGGCCTTGACAGTGAACATCCGGGAGCCGTCGGACCATGAACACAGGCTAACTGTCAATGAGCCGGGCGGGAGATGGGAGTTTGGAGGGAGGGCACAATGGGCTAGAAGAGACTGGAGTGTAGGATGTACTTTCATAGTACGGAGCAGCTTCAGTTTAACAGCTGATGAATTAATAATGCTCTCAGGTTTTAAAGGGGTAGTGTAATGAGGTGAGAGCTTCTTAGAGTCAATCTTTAGGGGAATATTTTTTGAAGAAAATCAAACTCTCTAACCTGGTTCATATACAGGTGCTGGGACTGAATGATTTGTTGGCTCCCACAGATCTCAACAGAGCAACAGCTTTCGACAGTGGCGAAAATGCATCTGGATTGATCGATGGGACTGCAATCTTTCCTTCCTGAGATGGAAATAAGGAGGAAGATGACCGAGAGAGGATTCAAAACTCATGGCCGAGCTGGTGAGGGGGTCGTGGGCCTACTCAATCTATGCCAAGTGAGAGCTCCAAGAAGGTGGGCGAGAGGCTGTCACGCACCATAGAACTGACTCCAGATGTTGGTTGGCTCTCTCAGCTTGGTCATTGGTTTGTGTGTCAAAACCAGAGGTTAGACTGACCATGGCCCCTGGGGCTTTATAAAACTCCTTCCACACCTGTGAAATGACCTGGAGACCCCGATCTGAGACTATGTTGGCAGGAATACCATGGAGATGGAATACATGATTCACCAGaagatcagcagtttcactaGCAACTCCCAGTTATAGTTCCACTCTGCTGGTGCTATTTTACTGAAGAAGAAAGCACAAGGGTGAAACTGGAGGAGGATCCCCCAGCGGATGGCACCATTCTCCCTGTGGAAAATACAGGAGAGAGAGCCTTTATACACTGCTCAGTCAGGAAGTTGTCCACCGGTGATGGCTAGGGAAAGTCCAAATATACACGAAATAATCTACTACACTCCTAGCCCCATGTCGCAAAATCAACAGTCATTTCTTGGCATTGCCCAGATGATTGGGGTGGTCGCACACAGCTTTTAAAGCGAAAACAAAGTCATCGCAGAAACAGGTGCTTATCGCTCGACTAGCGCGGACTGCTTCTGATTGGAAGCAGACGAACATAAGGAGTCAGTAACATAGCGGTAGGTGGCGATAATGCTCAGTCTGGTTGCAATTTACCATTGAAAcaaagaagacgaagaagaaatTGTTCATGTGACGTCACTTAGTGCTCTAAAGATGGCggagttggaggaggaggtggacgtCTTGGTCCAGAGAGTTGTCAAAGACATTACGAATGCCTTCAAGAGAAATCCAAACATGTAAGTAtagctgaaaccagacagaCTGGGACGGTGGCCGGGACGGCGTCCAGTGGAGCCTATCCCCAACCCTGCCAAGCCAAACAAGCTTTGATCCAGCTATTCAACTGTGTGGGCTTGGACTATCACTTGGAATCAAAACGGTCCAGAGAAAGTTGACAGTTCAGTCAGATAGCTGCGCTGGTTGTTTATTCTGTTAAAAATGTTAGATAACGGCTTTCTGCGAAACACCCCAGAGGAAACAGCTAAATAACAAAATGTATCAAACGCTGTGTTATTGTAGTTAGCTCGGTAACCTTTTGACGTGGTAAGGCGGTTGTCAAAACTGTGCCACATCCTGCACGGCCCAGTGTGGTCAGCTCATTAACGGTGAGATTAAGTCACTTAGTAATCGGTTCGCTTGTTATATCGGTTTAATTGAGATGTTGTTAGCTGCTATGCTGTTCTGTCACGAGCCTGCCTCCGCTTCAGCACACCAGCGTCAGGCTGTCAGGACAGCGGGACTGATCTGCTCTCTCACAAGCTAACGATACTTATTAGTGTTTCAACCGTTTCTAATGCGAATAAcaaatgaagcagaaatatAACGTGAGGGGTGAGTTGTGGAGACCAGGGCCAGAGACACCAGAACAGGACCAGGTCGGGGTGGCTTAAGACACCCATGCAATGCAATGAGTGACGGTGAGTTGTCCAGTAACAACTGTGAGGGAAACACGGTGAAATCTTTTCGTATTGTTCAAAAACATTGGTCCTAAAGCGGGCATTTATTAGCGCTTTGATGAACAAAAACGCTAAACCAAAATTCTGACACTAATGTGAAAtgaaggattttaaaaatgtgaagtgCTAGGACCCAATCATTATGGCTTAAAGTAGAAATACCCCTTTGACTTTGTCCTGTATGTATTTTGGCAGACATCctatttttagtgtttttttttttttgtttttttttttaaattaaggaAAAACATTGTCTTTCATTGGCTGTACTTTTGCAGCAGATGGATGATGCAATTTGCTTGTCTCTGcttatttatgttatttctttttatttacatcATAATACTAAGATTCACTTGATAAGCCTCCAAATTCACATCATACAGTCTGACACAGATTCATTTTACCCatctcacacagtcacatcatatcgTATGAGCCTTCACACTGTGAAAGGACCTTAGAAAAAATACAGTCtttgtcaaaaaagaaaaaaagtacaaacaaaaaAGCATTCAAGCAGACCAAGCTGGGCTGGGACAGTTTCAGCTTCTGAGCAAAAGCTCTTTCATAAATTGTTAGGATATTGCTAAGACTGTGACTTTATACCGCAAAGGAAACCACATTATGTGTTGTCAGAACAATTCTTCAAAGTTCACGTACAACAGGCAAGAGGTAAAACCACCCCATAaccctcattttctctgtttttccctcagtgatGAGATTGGTGTGATCCCGTGTCCAGAGGCCCGCTACAACCGCAGTCCCATCGTGTTAGTTGAGAACAAGCTGGGTGTCGAGAGCTGGTGTGTCAAGTTCCTGCTGCCATATGTCCACAACAAGCTGCTGCTCTACCGTCAGCGCAAACACTGGCTGGACAGGGAAGGTAACTGAACTCACTCACCAGCAACCTCGACAAAAATTCATCCCTGGAGGTTACAGTCAGATgaataaatgtgttgttttactCAGAGATATTATATTTATTGTGACATGTATGTCTTGGTCTGATTCTACACCACTACAGATCTGTAACCTCACAGATGAAGCATGAGTAATATGCAGGATATATCAAAGCAGGGATAAGACGTGACTATCTGCTTACATGTTCCTCCATTCCATCATTACCTGTTTGTACAAGCTTTTACTGGAATTTTATGAGTTTCCTTCAACTAATGCACAGAATGTGCTTGTTATATACAGAAGCCTTGACAATGAAATTGATTTGAACTTTCTTTTATCATAGCTCTCAACTACATAATATGCAGTTGAGAGCTATGATAAAAGACggaacagaaagacacacataaTGTGtccttctttttattcttttctttcttcttttttttatggcGGGTCTCAGGCCAGCAAGTCTTTCATCTGCCAAGATGAAACCtagttttattttagtttttgtattGATGTGATacagattttagatttttgaGTAGCCAGTGAAGAAAGTGTCCTGGTGACATTGCTTATCAAAGCCTGTTACTCTGACACTTCTGGCTGATCTCTACTCTTTAATGAGATTAATTAAACACTGACAGACCGGACTGGCTAACTGGGTGGGGACTGATTACTGTGTCAGTGCTCTGAATTGGGTCCTGAGATtagtcagtgtcagtgattcAAATCACTATCCAAGAACCTGCCAATTTGAACTTTAAGGTATTTCTACAGACCTGGTCTGATGTTGTGAGATCCACCCCACCTCAATGTAGAAAATTAAAGAAgctaacagtgtgtgtttgtgtgtccctcAGCTTTAGTGGATATCACCTGCACTTTGCTGCTGCTTAACCCAGACTTCACCACTGCATGGAATGTCAGGTATGGACAGACCAGCCCGCTACAGCACAACTGCAGAAATATTTGTTCTTATGAGCTGTTCTTTAGCTATCACACAAAAGGAGACAGAACACTGAAAGCTGATGTGCCAtcaaggaggagggggggtcgtccaaacagtgttgtgttgtgcttcaAAAAAAGTTGAATCTGGTTCAACTTTTGCTGCGAAATATGATGTCATCTGGCGAGGTGCTGCATTGGAAGTGCGCACTCTTAGTGGATTACTTTGTAAGCCTGTATTTCTTCTGTCTGCCTGGAGTTTGTGGCGCAGAAAGATAAAACAGTTGCCACCATGATAACTGTAACCTGTGCTGTTTAAAGCAGGGTTTATGTTGGTGCTAATGCGGCCTAATGTGTGGCTGATTGTTGTTTCAGgaaggagctgctgcagagcgGAGTTCTTAACCCAGAGAAGGACCTTTATCTGGGGAAGTTAGCCCTCACCAAATTCCCCAAGAGCCCGGAGACGTGGATACACCGGTAAGACTTACCTGCACAGCACCTTGTTCTGGCTTAGGTTACATGATTCAGCTTCCAATTGATGCAGCTCAGGAAGTAGAGCAGGTTGCCCACCAATCAAAAGGTTGGTGGTTCAGTCCACAGCTCCCCCAGTGTGAAGTGTCACAGGTTACTGAACTCCAAATTTCCGCCGATGTGTGTTAGTAAAAGCAATGTATGCATAGAAAAGGCGCAGTTTGAATtggtgaatgtgacttgtagtgTAAAGAGCTGTGAGTAGTCGATAAGGCTAGAAAAGcgctatataaatgcagtccatttaatGGATGTAAAGAGTCATGCAGAGGTAGAGGAGGAGTCCAAGAAGCTGTCTACAAACTTTTCTGAGTGGTTGATGGTTATTAATTTCTGCTTTGAAATGGAACCACGATGAGCCTGTCAGCAgattaagttttgtttcctatgttttttttttgacgttttcaCCTTTGTTTGTTGGGTGTACATCTTTGCATATGAAAGTTGTGAGAGACTTATGTTTTTAGGCAACAGGAGAATTGGATGGGAATATCAACGCAAATGCCTTCACAGTGTTTTTGCAGATCTGGGTGGTGTCTTGTTAAATGGTCTCTGGAGATTTGTGGCATTTCCACAGTATTACTCGCCATCTTCATAGTTTTTATATATGAAATGCATCCAGTCGTCTACCTTTAGACTTGCCGGTGCCTTTAGTGGAGCAGCttctgccatgtttttttttcccatgggGCTAGAGACACATGAGACAGGATTAAAGCCTCACGCAGCCACAGGAAAACGCATAGGCTGTAAAAGGCATATATTAAAAGAGTCTCTGGATTTGGGTCAGCATTTTGGCCCTTGGAGACTTAGGTTTCATTGTAGCTATTACACAATTAACATTGATTATCCACAGCTGAAATAATCTGCTGTCAGTGGCGTCAGTTAAGCTAACTAGTGACAGTGGTGATCAGTGCTGACTGTGAATGAGAAGCCTGCTAAGGTTTTATGCATGTTTTCCACATCAGTTTCTGCTAATAAAAGACAATGCGGGCAGATAACTTGGTGCTCTGCTTCAGCTTATATGATAGTTAGCATCACTTCCTgatgtcaaataaaaaattataaaattaaaattacatttttgactttatttgactTTCAGATACCAGTATGAATAGTCTTTTTGTTCATCCATTATGTCTATTTAACGCAGTGAGGCGCAGTTACACACACCAAAAAGATCAGCATTTGCCCACTCCtttcatcagcctcagctgtatttTATAGGACTGTGAGGGCTACAGATTGAAGCCCACTTCACAGATTGCAGTGGCAGGAGTGACAGATGGAGGGGCAATGTGATTGTCTTTTAAACAGTGGTTTAGCAGTAACTGCACACCAGGTTAATGGAGTTATCTAACTCAGCCGTTGATGTCTCCCTGCAGACGCTgggtgctgcagcagctcttgcATCAGTTCTCTGCTGTGGGCcagagcaggaagcagcagcagcagcagcagggtgagaCAGAGCAGGCTGATGGAGAGAGGAGCCAGCAGCTCAGTGACCATCTGGCCAGGACACTTCACCAAGAGATGAAGGTGTGCTCTGATGCTGCCTGCCGCTATCCCAGCAACTACAACGCCTGGTCCCACCGCATCTGGGTGCTGCAGCACATGGCCAAGGGCAATGTCAAGGTAGGGTGGGAaagagcttttatttatttatttatttatttatttatttatttattgaggaCTAAAGGAATTTATTATCACGTTCATTAAAAAGCCACATACAtcttcacacaaaaaaactgctCTCCAATCTGGATGTACCAATTATCCACAAACTGAAAAGCAAGTGTTCTAATGTACAGTTTGAATCATAAAGAGCTGCCTGATGCCTGAACCTCTCAGCTGCATCAACACCAACACCCGTCATCATTCTAGAGCACTGAGAGCTTAAAAGATCTTTAATGCCGTGGTCAGCTTTGTGCAAGAGGGGCAGTAGTCACTGCCTTGTCTGCCCCTGGAAATGGAACATAATTACAGGGTTGCAGTGTTTCCTCTAGGTGTGACGGTGGTCTGTGGGAGTGAGGTGGGATTTTAACATTGCACATGTTATCCAGTTAGAATGCAGGTGTGTAATTCCCTCTCCATAccgcaataataataatatcccCAAATGCCTGTTTTGGTTGATTGATCTACAATTACGTTCCCATTTCATGTGACttaatgactcaaaatcagtgtatgatcatagtactacactggctggttgagatacacctatttttattactttttaacactCCTGATCATCAATTTTTGATATATATGATCAGTTTTTTTCAATACCCTCTAGGTCATGTGACATGATTAAAAACCAGTACAGGATCACACTGATACGTCTCTTTATTGCCTTTCAGTaacccacattttattttgaaaaccggaaGTTGGTCCACGCTGTAGCATCCGAGCGCTGACTTTCTCAACCGCGTCCGTCTATTTACCGTAAAGTCTGTAACACAGGAGCTTGAAATGTTGGAGCGGCTGGCTTGACTTCGCAAAAAGGAGAGACGGCTAGCTTGACCGCAGTCTCATTCCTTCTgttctgaaaaagcaaaagacgCGCGCTGTACAAGAAGAGCTGCCCCCATTTCCTGCACTGACCTGTGAAACTACACCGCCCCTTAATGCCCGGAGGGAGTATCGATAAGGATATCGGtatgaaactgttttaaaatgtaaaacgcAAAAATCCTATGCTCTCCGCCTAGCAGGTTGACCAAACCCATTTCATCTTAGGTCCGAAAAGCCTTCAGACCTTGATGATTGATGCTGATGCTTGCCTTTGTGCATGATACAAAAATGCAACTGTTGGGCACTGAAAGAGATGTTTAGCTCATTTGTTCTGTTCAAAGCTACTTGTAGCTCTAAGTGAAGTGCGTGGATTagtttttctgcatctttttgAGGCCTGACTTTTGCTTTCAAATCCTGACCAAAGATAGCTCAGAGATTCCTGTGGTGGTACTGGAGGCCAGAGCAATGCCATCTAGAGTAACTATATCATTAGATAATGTGTTTGGGGCCATGTACAATAAcgtcagttttgtctgaatgtgACAGCAGAAAATTGCAGGTCATCCAGGTGTTTGTGTCCTTTAGGCACGTTTGAAGGTCAGCTAACTAATTGTTTTCGTCTGgcttaaatataaataaatataattaagtATCATCTGCATAACAATGAAAGTTTATGGAGTGTTTCCTTATAATGTTGCCTAAAGGAGGCATACATGAAGTGAATACAATTGGTCCAGGCACAGAACCTTGTGGAACTTGTGCAACCCTGCAATGAGCATTGCTTTTGTTAACTACAATCCTATTTATTAATCAAACCATTTCATCCCATTCAAATTCTGTACTTCAGAGGTAAAACTTGCAGCTTGCCACCAAAATTGAGGTACACTACTAAAAATTTTAGCTATTAAAGTTTACAGCTTGTATGACGTTTTGTCCAcgtgcaaatggaaaaaaaatgggatCTTGAATTGCTGAGTGTTAAATTTTCTTTAGTTATATATCAGTCGTAGAATCTGTCTGCATGTTTTGTGCAAGGATTACTCAAGGCAGTGTATTAAGTGGGACATTTAGATTAAGATCACCTGATGACTGAATTGACAACATGACAATCTAATCTCCCAAATGCCTGTAGTATTAGTCTTCtgtccttcacacacactcgtgcTCAGTGCTATGTTTCTGGACAGGTTTTCCATGATGAGCTGTCCTCCATGCGCCTATGGGTGTCCATGCATGTGTCTGACCACAGTGGCTTCCACTACCGTCAGTTCCTGCTCAAGGAACTGATCACTGAGCTCTCCCAGACTCCAGCttctaccaccaccaccacctgttCTCCCCAGCACCAGTCCAGCACAGTCCCCACCATCAGTCCCCACCTTCACAGCCAGACCCAAGCTAACGGGGAGCTGTCAGGAGCAGAGGcagcagatgaggaggagaagcagctaGGCTTCATCACAGTCCTTCAGCTCTTCGACCAGGAGATGGAGTTGTGTACAGACCTGATCCAGTCCTTTCCTGGACACGAGACACTCTGGAGTCACAGGTGAGGCCGCAGAGGTGAAACATAACACAAAGCATTTAGTTTTAGACTCCCTGTTGAAAAAGTGCAGCCTAGAGCCAGTTATGTCTTCctgttaatatttaacattcatatttcagtaaaaataatcaaatctgaGGGAAAACATACATGTGTTCTATTGAGTTGCTGGCTCATAGGCAGctaaaaaaaggagaaagctGCACACTGCATTTCAGCAAATGAAAATCACCATTTGAAGAAACTACCTTTAGTAAAGCAGTTTTCCAGAAGAATGAGTCTGGTCAGATCTAAGGGCCAAACCAACAGATAGGTCTCACACTTTAGTTGACCCTTTGGAAGTCAACTGAAGTGCATTTGCATTTAAGATCCAATCACTCAGGCCACGTTTGGACATGGTCTGGGCCATATATGGCCACATTTTTTGAGGACTGTGAAAGCAAATGTGTTCTGGGCCACACGGAAGGACTAACTACTAATTGACATTCTGTCTGTGAGCAGGTGTACTTTCTCATTCATTAACAAATACAAGTTGTACAAATCGTGTAAGCTGGTTTTTTGTCCAACATCAGAAATTTTTGAAAAGCTTGTAGAGATACATCACAAGAGCATCAAACAACTTGGTGGTTTGTTTTACCTGGAACACACCAAGGAAGAGTCCCATGTTCGCAGTTCACACCATCTGGTTGAAAAACCTTTCCATTTGAATAATAAGATGCTGGATATATGTCTCTACCCCTTTCCAGGCGGCATGTCTTTTACTTGTGGTACCACTGGAGGCGGGAACACCAGCACCACTGCAGGAGCAATGGAAGCAATGAGTCAGTGCACCCTGACGACAGTGACCCGGACCTTCCAGAGGTCAGCGCTCAAAGCTGTGCAGGCCGGGGTGAGAGCGTGAATGAACAGACGGGTGCTAGTGAATCCATGGAAGTTGACAGGGCGGCCTTGCCAGACCCGCGTGACAGCAAGCGACTGAAAAGAGGTGTACTGCTGCCCGCACCTCTCGCCCTGCCCTCTGAGCACAGCTTTGTAAGTGGTATCCTGGACAGGTGCCCTAACCCTGAGCAGAGACACTTCGCCCTGGCATACAAGAAGTGGTTAGACACTGTCATTGGTCACCAGccttgagagagaaagagaacagttAACCCCATCCTTTCTTAACATTGAGGTTGCCTTTAGGCAAAGATTTAGGATCAGCTTACCCTCTGTAGTGCTGACAGTAACTCATAGTACTTCAAATACAGTGATGACTTTAGCAAGCAGTCACAGGGTAGCCTAGGTACTGTCCTGTCCTCCTGAAAGTGAGTGGAGAGGATGGGGATGAGTTGTTCTTCCTCGGAAACATGGATTCTCTTGAGCTTCATCTGAGCCAGTATTCCTTCAGAATGGAAATCTGCACACATGGAGTCTATTGAGTCGCTTATGTGCCTGTTGGTAGATTCTGCTCTTATTTCAGGTGTCTCGATGCCTCAGGACAAATTCCCGCTGCTTGTTTTATTGCCAGCTTGGCATTCATCCACATTACTTCATTTCAGAAACTCAGTGAAGCTGCCACAGGAGGAGGAACAATGTCTTACACTCAGTCCGACTCACTACAAATCACGGCTGTTGGACGCGGTTGTATGGAATGTCAAAACAGCCAATATTATATAACTgagaaattatgaaaataataaatacaatatgaTAAATGTAACCCAATAAATTGTTCCAtagtttaataaataattaaaactcaATTGGTTATAATGAAGGTTTACTTCATCATAATTGTAACATGGTAACAGTTTTATTGGAATcaattctcattttaaaactgCCCTATTTTCAGAAGTCTGGAAGCTGGGGGTTGGGGGATGAGGGCAATGTAACAACTCTTTCACAAAACGTAATTAGTTGAGTTTTAATCATTTACACTCATAATAAGTCCtatatttatttcataaagtttatttttaattatgatTAATATTTTTGTTGATCCAGTACTGATACTTTTGGATTTCTGGAAGAGCATGGAATGATTCTCATtaaatgttttcctgttgaAATCAGAAGACATTCACTCCTCTTCAGACGTGTGTGTTGAAGCTCAGCCCTCACTTGTTGCAGTGGTAGGTTTTAAGCACAGCCAGACTCCTTTCTTTGAGGTTCCTCAGATTTCCATTCTGAAGGCAGgaacatttatttatcattgttttccctctgtcttttcttctgttgaTCCTTGATTGCTGCTCCTGGGTCATTTCTGCCCTCTAATCTTACTGGTGAATAGAGTCAGTAAGTCCTAACTATGTAGCTATGTGCTAAGTTACAGTAGCTTGCAACAGAAAGccaaaaagcttaaaaaaataaataaatataggtGTTTTCAACATGGAAAGTTAGTCACAGCTAACTTTTGAAAGTCTTAACGTTCTGCCTACCTGAAGCactaaagaaataagcagagaCGTGTTAGCTTGACCAGTTCAGTAGTACTGATGTTTGATTTTGAAGGACAGAGTGCTAGGGAAGGGAGTTCCCCCCAACATTCACTGGTGCTACATGCTACCGTTACTACAACTACTTCATCTGTTACAGGTGTGTGGTGTGCAACAGGTGAAAACTAAAACAGCACTTTGGACTCTTTGATGATAATAGTCATTGTTTTGTGGGGTATCATGGCTAAACAACAATATTACAACTATTTTTTGGAAATCTTGTTATTTTGCACCAGGCTTGTTAACAGTAGGCCAAGCTGCTTTATGTCACTACTTTATTATAAATAGAAGTAACATCAGAAAGGTCAAAATCttcattgtgtctttgtgttggttaAGGAATAATTTGTAGCACTCCTTTAAAAGTTGTAACATGCTGTATCTGCATAGTTCATCCCTTCAGTAATGTTGAAGGTGAAGATGATAGCTCTTCCCTCTACATACTGTCATCAATATTGAGGTGGATAAATGCTATTCATAAGTCTGGATTTATCCAATCTGAAGTCACCTGTGTTCCAAATAGTTGCCTTGAAAATATAATATTGTCTTTAGTTAAGGCTTCAGTTTGAACAAGatccatctttgtgtgtgtgtgtgtgtgtgtgtgtgtgtgtgtgtgtg
This genomic window contains:
- the ptar1 gene encoding protein prenyltransferase alpha subunit repeat-containing protein 1 yields the protein MAELEEEVDVLVQRVVKDITNAFKRNPNIDEIGVIPCPEARYNRSPIVLVENKLGVESWCVKFLLPYVHNKLLLYRQRKHWLDREALVDITCTLLLLNPDFTTAWNVRKELLQSGVLNPEKDLYLGKLALTKFPKSPETWIHRRWVLQQLLHQFSAVGQSRKQQQQQQGETEQADGERSQQLSDHLARTLHQEMKVCSDAACRYPSNYNAWSHRIWVLQHMAKGNVKVFHDELSSMRLWVSMHVSDHSGFHYRQFLLKELITELSQTPASTTTTTCSPQHQSSTVPTISPHLHSQTQANGELSGAEAADEEEKQLGFITVLQLFDQEMELCTDLIQSFPGHETLWSHRRHVFYLWYHWRREHQHHCRSNGSNESVHPDDSDPDLPEVSAQSCAGRGESVNEQTGASESMEVDRAALPDPRDSKRLKRGVLLPAPLALPSEHSFVSGILDRCPNPEQRHFALAYKKWLDTVIGHQP